Below is a window of Brassica napus cultivar Da-Ae chromosome A5, Da-Ae, whole genome shotgun sequence DNA.
GTAGTCATTATTGACTTTGTTTTGACTTCGCGATTCAACGATCGTTCGGAATCTGAACAATGCGGGAAGGGGGactctgctcctcttcttctccgatgtggaaacaaaaaaagaaaaggaaaaggaaagctAGCCGGAAACTCTTCTATTTCGGTTTGATACGGTTGAGTTCGGGTATGTtgaattggtttggtttagtttcGGTTTGGATGTGGTATACAATCAAATGTCGGTTCAAATGGTGTGTCAGTGACAACCGTAGGGATACCGTTTGCAGAGGTATCGTTTTGCTTTAAATCGTTGTCGTTACATTAGTAGttaatgctaatatatattgtaaccATATATAGAGATATTCCTAAATCAATCATTATGATGATTGATCTTTAATAGGTAGAGTTATTGGATTTAATTTGACTATTTAATTGGATTGCAAAACAACTAATAGTCAaattgtttaaatctttttaaatgCTTTATGATATAAGGTACAACTTGACTGACTTACGAATAACTggttgattaaaaaatatagacACTTGTAAAATGTGTTATCGACCAACTCACATGTTGTTTGTTAATATTATTGTGGATCTTCTTTTATTGGATCACCAAAGCGTATTATTAATCCGCTCTTCTTTAACCGCTGTGAGATTTACTTGAATAGTGTTCGGTCTTCAGGTCTTGGGTGCAAACTCTTGCACTTTCCAACTGTTGATAGGTCTTGCCAAGACAATAACTGTACAGAATACACTTGTGGTGGGATATTTCCTGCAGCAGAAAATGCCAAGAAAACATTGTGACCCCTAGAACTCAAACTATTAAGTTTATCCAGGCAGCAAAATTTGTCATTCTTATTGCCCATACCGTATAATTAGTTGCATTAAGCATTGGACACTTGATTGAAGAAGATCCTCCTCCATCTCTAGGTTTCGCGGTCGCGGCTACAATGTCACTCATCTCTTCCTAAGGTTCTGATACTAAATATAGAATCAAATATTGACAAATATAAAGAACTCACTCTTCTTTATTAAACTTTAGAAAACTcacttaaaaactaaaacacaCAAACTCTCAATCTCTAATCCCACAAGTTATGTCACACTTTGACATATCCTTATATAGAGATTATAAAATCCTAATCCTATTAAACAAACATATCTAGATAActcttaaatataatataaatttcaatcaCAATAGGATTAGGTCTTttacttgctcctcaagtttctTTATTCTTCAAGCTTATCTCAACAAATTTGACACTTGAAATTTATtggattttcttttgctttttatGAAGTACCCATCATTTGTATATTTCCATGGTTATCAGTGAAATTTTTAGTGTTAAAAGAATTGTGTGGTGATATGTAACAAATCAGATGTGCCTTTATTTTTGGAGTTTAGAACAAATTTAAACAAAGCAAACAGAATGTGGACATTAAAAGGACAATATATGAGCAATCAACTTTTTGAGATTCCTAAACGATGAACCTCCAGGCTCAAGGCATTTCTCAGCAGTTTCCTTCATGGGCATGATCCTCTTACGGATCTCTTCTCTTTCTGAGCTCTTCATCAGTGTTCTAACCGCTCTCTCGATCTCCACTCTCTCTATCTTGTTCTCCAAATGCAAACCGATCCTCCAAACATCACTAATGTACCTTGCATTCACCCTCTGGTCCCCAAAAGAAGGCTTGCATATCAATGGTACGCCTTCACATATGCTCTCTATCGTCGAGTTCCATCCACAATGCGTCAAGAATCCACCCGTTGAACGGTGAGCTAAAACCTCTATCTGAGGTGCCCATTTGACGATCTTACCCTTACCTTCAAGGCTTTCGATGAACCCTTTAGGGAGATTCTCAATCCATTCAGTGCCGCGGATCAAACCGGGTCTAACCACCCATAGAAAAGGCTGGTTGCTGTTTCTTAGACCCCAAGCAATCTCCAAGAACTCAGATTCATCTATTGAAGCAATGCTTCCGAGACTTACGTAGATCACAGAGTTAGGTTCTTGCTTGTCTAGCCAGGCGAGACAGGTCATGTCTTGTGTAAGTAAGCTGCTTGATGAAAGTGAAACGTGCTTGTGAAAGGGTCCAATACAGAAGTGTGGAACCGGGAACTCTTTGAGGGATTGTTTTAGCTGTTCTGCTTCAAGATCTTCAATGGCGTTGAATATGATTCCTGATGATGACTTTAGTGACTTCAGCACACCTTTCTTTAACTTATCACCTGATCTTGGATCATCTGTCTGGAACCAGGGAAGATCTTTCATTCTAAGATGTGGAAGCTCTGGAACTGGGAAGTCGGCTTGAGACTCTGCCAAGATGAGAGAAAAAAAGTCAACGAGAATAAAGCAAAGTTCAGATATTAAATCTTGATTTCGATTTGTAAGTACCAATGTTTAAGAAATCAGCAGGTGGTAACTAATTGCTTTATAGAAAACTAGTGACTAGACTGGGTTTAGATGAAGGCTGAccgataacaaaaaaaatgatatgttttaaaaatatatttaacttattaacttttttttggtttaatttttttttgatgattacaaaatttagatatatatataaaagaaaactaGACAAATTGATAATTTGTCCTAACATTATTGCTTGATTAAACACATTTAGACCAGTTTAGATAGAT
It encodes the following:
- the LOC106452536 gene encoding UDP-glycosyltransferase 76B1; amino-acid sequence: MVIRETKPVIFLFTFPLQGHLNPNFQLANILCKRGFSITVIHTEFNAPNASNFPHFTFVSIPDGLSESEASNPDVIELLHDLNSKCVAPFGDCLKKLLSQEPTAACVIVDALWYFTDGLTEKFGIPRMVLRTVNLSAFVAFSKFHVLREKGYLSLQESQADFPVPELPHLRMKDLPWFQTDDPRSGDKLKKGVLKSLKSSSGIIFNAIEDLEAEQLKQSLKEFPVPHFCIGPFHKHVSLSSSSLLTQDMTCLAWLDKQEPNSVIYVSLGSIASIDESEFLEIAWGLRNSNQPFLWVVRPGLIRGTEWIENLPKGFIESLEGKGKIVKWAPQIEVLAHRSTGGFLTHCGWNSTIESICEGVPLICKPSFGDQRVNARYISDVWRIGLHLENKIERVEIERAVRTLMKSSEREEIRKRIMPMKETAEKCLEPGGSSFRNLKKLIAHILSF